In Longimicrobiales bacterium, the genomic window GACGGACTCCAGCCTCACGGAAGGCCTCTACCGGCGGCTTCGTCGGTTCTTGCAAGAAATGATAGGCGCCGGGGAGTAATACCGCGGTGGTGCCGGCAGCAGCCATGGCACGTGCGCCTTCCGGAGATGTGTACTCCAGATGATCCGCGGATCGGGCCCCAAAGTCGGCAGCGAGCGCTGCGCCGCCGAGATCAGACAGTTGGTCGGCATGGAGTCTCACCGCGAGTCCGTGTCGCCCGGCTGCTTCAAACACCGTCCGGCATTCGTCTGCGGTGAAGCCGATCCCCTCACAAAAGGCGTCCACCGCATCTGCGAGCCCCGCGGCGGCGGCCCTTGGGATCATCTGCTCCGCCACTAAGGCGATATAGCCCGCCCGGTCATCCGCAAATTCCACCGGAAGTGCATGGGCCCCCAGCAGCGTCGTGGAGACGGTGACAGGCATCGCGTCTCCCAACCGCCTCGCGACCGCGAGCATTCGCATTTCTGTCTCGACATTGAGTCCGTATCCGGACTTGATCTCAACTGTGGTGACCCCCTGCTCGATCATCTCACGGAGTCGGTCGCTTGCCACGCGGTACAGGTCGTCGTCTGATGCTTCCCGGGTCGCAGCCACGGTCGAGACGATGCCTCCGCCCGCCCGTGCGATCTCTTCGTAGCTGGCGCCTGCCAGGCGGATTTCGAACTCATGGGCGCGATCGCCGCCAAAGACCAAATGTGTGTGGCAGTCGATGAGGCCAGGTGTGATCCAGCCCCCGCCCCCGTCAACGGTCTGGCCTGCGGCGTCGCGTAGGGGCGCCGGCAACTGGCCGGCGGGCCCCACCCAGGTCACGCGCCCATCCGCAATCGTTATGGCGGCGTCCAGCACAGTTCCATAGGGGGTGCCGTTGGGGACCATGGTGGCGACGTGTACGTTGGTGATCAGTAAGTCGCAGTTGCTCAGGGGTTCCTCCTCGTTGACTCCCGCTCCGGTGGGAATCTACACTGCCGCGCCATGTCAGACCTCTTTTTCGATCTCGCTTTGTTACCCGACGGTTGGGCCGAACGTGTGCGCGTGTCGGTCGGACCCGATGGGCTGATTGAGTCGGTGACTCCCGGTGGTGAGCCGGCGGAAGCCGAGGTCGTGCCAGGCGTTGTCGTTCCCGGCGTGCCGAACCTTCATTCTCACGCGTTCCAGCGAGCGATGTCTGGCTTGGCAGAGCGAGGCTCGGAGCGCGGAGACTCATTTTGGGGATGGAGGGAGCGCATGTACGCGTTCCTAGAGCGAATGTCTCCGGACGACGTCGAAGCCGTTGCCGCCCAGTTGCAGGTCGAGCTGCTTCGGCATGGGTACACCCACGTCGCCGAATTCCACTACCTCCGAAACGATGTCGATGGTGGCGCCTACGGGGACCCGATCGAGATGGCTCGACGTGTCTTGGCGGCGGCGGAAACCAGCGGTATCGGCACGACCCTGCTGCCGGTGCTCTATCGCACCTCCGACTTCGGCGGCAAGCCGCCGACGCATGGTCAGGCGCGGTTTGTGGCCACGGTGGACGCGCTCTTGAACGACGTGGCAATACTCCGACAAAGCTCGCAAGGAGACGTGCGGCACAACGTCGGGTTGGCGCTGCATTCGCTGCGTGCTGTGCCCCCTGAGGACCTCGATCTGGTGGTCACAGCAATGGGAGCGATCGACGCCGAGGGCCCTATTCACATCCATATCGCGGAGCAAAGGCGCGAGGTCGACGCTTGTGTCGCCTGGTCCGGGGCTCGCCCGGTCGAGTGGCTGCTGTCGAAT contains:
- the hutI gene encoding imidazolonepropionase, with product MVPNGTPYGTVLDAAITIADGRVTWVGPAGQLPAPLRDAAGQTVDGGGGWITPGLIDCHTHLVFGGDRAHEFEIRLAGASYEEIARAGGGIVSTVAATREASDDDLYRVASDRLREMIEQGVTTVEIKSGYGLNVETEMRMLAVARRLGDAMPVTVSTTLLGAHALPVEFADDRAGYIALVAEQMIPRAAAAGLADAVDAFCEGIGFTADECRTVFEAAGRHGLAVRLHADQLSDLGGAALAADFGARSADHLEYTSPEGARAMAAAGTTAVLLPGAYHFLQEPTKPPVEAFREAGVRLAVASDYNPGSSPVGSPLVTLNLACVLFGLTPEEALAGMTRNAAPVLGLDGEAGVLTEGARADMVLWDVQRPAELCYWLGRNPCRAVVQDGAVVHST
- a CDS encoding formimidoylglutamate deiminase; its protein translation is MSDLFFDLALLPDGWAERVRVSVGPDGLIESVTPGGEPAEAEVVPGVVVPGVPNLHSHAFQRAMSGLAERGSERGDSFWGWRERMYAFLERMSPDDVEAVAAQLQVELLRHGYTHVAEFHYLRNDVDGGAYGDPIEMARRVLAAAETSGIGTTLLPVLYRTSDFGGKPPTHGQARFVATVDALLNDVAILRQSSQGDVRHNVGLALHSLRAVPPEDLDLVVTAMGAIDAEGPIHIHIAEQRREVDACVAWSGARPVEWLLSNAPVDERWCAIHATHMTIGETLALAETGAVVGLCPTTEANLGDGVFPFADYAAVEGRWGVGTDSHISVSPVADLRMLEYSQRLVTQERNIAAGQSDRSSGRALLEGAWKGGAQACGAPIGAISEGSRADFVALDTEHTSMIGRRSDEWLDSWIFSGEDSAVRDVMACGTWVVRDGRHARQEEVAERFRDVARRLRR